The nucleotide window CAAGATTCCTGGTATGGACTGTTTTTTCCAACACTTCCAATCCAAGCCGGCTGCAGATTTGCATCACATGAGTTCGTGTCACACCCTTTAGTACGCTTCCGGCAGGTGAGGTGTAGAGTTTGTTGTCTTTTCCCATAAAAAAAACATTGGAGCGTGAGCCTTCAGTGATGTGCCCGGATTCATTAACGAGCAGGGCTTCATAAGCGTTTGACGACTCTCTAACCGCCTTAACCTGCTCTCTAAAAGAGCCTTTTATGGTCTTAATGTTTGGACAAATCCGTTCTCCTGAGAATAAAATGGTATGAACACCTTCCAAACGGGCCTTGCTGTCCAAAAATTCAGCAGGGATAAAATAAGCCAGAAATATTTCTTTTTCGTTCATCAAGGCTGATACCAGCTTAACGTTGCCATGGTCGCATTTGTTTTTTTCGACCAGGTCTGCAATATTATGCAGAATCTCTGCTTCTTTTTTTGGAATCCGGGTTCCGACAAGGGAGGCTGACATCACAAATCTTTCCAAATGCGCCTCGAAAAAAAGAGGTATACCCTGGCGAACCTGCATCACTTCATAGATGGCCGTAGCTGGAACCTTGTCAAAAATCGCCATATCCGCAGTGGACTTTATGATTTGGTTTGCAACAAAAAAATTGTGAATCGCTTCTCTTTTCATAACCGTTTCTCGCTTTCAACCTATTGATTTTTTAATATTATTTGGCCTGACAGGGGATTGCCAAATTCATGCCAATGCTAACCCACCGTATATTGCCAGGCGGCAATCCACAATGGCATCATCAGTATGCAGATCAAATACTGTATAAACATCATGCTGCTTATGGATTGGGTGTCACCTCCATAATTTTTAACTATTAGAATCAGATTGGTTGCCGGGGGTGCTGCCGCCTGTATCATCATCAGGCTGCAAAACAAAGGCATTGAAATATAAAATTTTCCATAATAAAGAATTGCGAAAACAGTTGAAGGCACCAGAACAAATTTTACCGCCGTTACAATTAAAATATCTCTTAATGGCGGCATATCTTTAAATGAAATTGATCCAATGGTGGCTCCCAGAATAAAAACTGCCAATGGGACTGTGGCCTGGCCAAGCAAATCAATGGATGCAATTACAGATTTTGGTATAAAAGTTGAAAGATGTGTAAAAACGGCTGCAACGGAAATAAAAATAGCAACAAAAGGGGGAGTGATAAAATCCTTCCAATGAATTCTGCTCTCTTTTTTTCCTGAGATCATAACCTTTCCTATACTCCACATGACGGGAGTTAAACCCAGCACAAGAAGAAAACAATACAAAGCAAACAGATCGAACTGATCGGCAAAAAGAATCTGACCAATGGGAAGAACTATATAAACGGCATTCTGCATGCTGGACAGTATCATTAAAGGTTTCTTCTCCGGTTTCAGTTGAAAAGCAAGTCCACTGAAAGCAAGCCCGATCATAACAATTAAAATTCCAGACACAGGCAGAATCCACAAGTTTGTAAAGTTTTCAGGATGAAACCGGATTAATGTTTTAGCAATGATCAGGCAGGGAAGAAATATATTTACAGTAACAACTGATAAAGCTTGAATCTGTGATTTTGAGACAATATTCCTTCTGACCAGAATGCCTGCGGCAAATGAAATAAGAAACAATTGAAAAATTGCACTAAAAACGGTTATTCCTGTTTGTATAAACATGTATCCGCCTGTTTGCATGTGTTTTATCACACAAAATTTATTTTGAAACTTTTGTCGGACAAATCCATAACAGCACTCATAAATCGCAACTGCTGTATGAGGCTATATATTTTAAGTCTTTATGATTGTCATTCATAGTGCATATTTCCATCCAATTGCATATTTCTGAATATTTCCATCCAGAATGATTATTATTTGTCCGCAGTCCGTTATTATATAATATTTAAGTTGGAAAATCTTTGTTTTTAAAGCAAGTATGTCTTTGTTTCTTTTATTTAAACATCAAAATCACAACCATAACAATCTTTTTGTATGGCTGATGGTCATCTCCAATGTAATACGAGCATCAATAACGGTCTCTTTGTTATAAAATTTTGAATCTTTGTTGTTTTTTAATTTTATTTTTAATTCTATTGTTTGACAATATGAGTTCAAATCGATATATTCTATTCTAACGATTCAATAAAGAGGTTTTATGCAAAGCATTATACGAATCAAATTCAAAAAACATAAAACCTTTATTGCAGGGTTTGAAAACACCTTAAAAGAATCAGGCCCTAACAGAATCAGCAATTGACAGGCAGGAGATAATCATGAAAACGTTCATTAGAGTTATGAAAGCATTATCAGATCCTAACCGGGTTAAAATGATGAAAATGCTTCAAACACGTCCCTTATGCGTATGTGAAATAAAAGAAGCACTCGGCATTGCCCAGTCCACCGCCAGCAAACATTTAAAAATTCTTGAAGATGCTGAACTGGTAAGAAGCTTTAAGGATGGTTTGTGGGTGAACTATTCTCTTTCCGACGGAAGTAAATCGCCCTATTCAGCCAGCATGATTGGAAACTTGAAACATTGGCTGGATAATGAATCGGAAATACAAAAGTTGAATCAAATCCTGCCGGGTATTGATCGTCATGAAATTGTTGGAAAATAATTGAATATCAAAAACTATACATTTATATAGTATCGTTAAATGACCACATATAATAAAGATAGGATAGAAGAAATCATGAATTTAAAAGTTGCCAAAACCCCTTCGGCTGGGAAAAAAGAAAATATAATGATGGGTCTTAATTTGATGATGGGGGCAGCAGGTGTATACCTGTGGTGGCTTATTTACAAAGCTCTCCCCGGCTTGTCCAAATGGCTCTCATACAATCTGTTGAACATTGAACAAGGCTCCCACCTGGGCGCTTCTGTTGAATTTTTTCTTTATGACACGCCAAAAGTCATGATGCTGTTATTTTTGGTCGTTTTCGGTGTCGGAATTATCAGAAGTTTTTTTACACCGGAAAAAACCAGGGCATTTCTTTCAGGGAAAAGTGAGTTTGCCGGCAATGTTTTTGCCGCGTTATTAGGGATTATCACACCTTTTTGTTCATGTTCCGCTGTTCCGCTATTTATTGGTTTTGTTACGGCTGGAGTTCCCTTAGGCGTTACTTTTTCTTTTTTGATTGCCGCACCCATGGTCAATGAAATCGCCCTGGGACTTCTTTATGGTCTTTTAGGCTGGAAAGTGGCGGCCATCTATATGGGGACGGGTCTTTTTATCGCCATCATTGCCGGTTGGGTGATCGGCCGTTTAAAACTTGAACATCATATTGAGGATTGGGTCACTCAGGCCAATATGGCCGACATTAATATTGAAGATGAAAAAATGACCTGGAACGACCGGTTTGTATATGGATGGGATGCCGTAAAAGAGATCATCGGAAGGGTCTGGATTTATGTGATTATTGGTATTGGCGTAGGAGCCGGAATTCACGGGTTTGTCCCTGAAGGGGTGATGGCCTCAATTATGGGCAAAAGCTCCTGGTGGTCTGTTCCCCTGTCTGTTCTTATCGGTGTTC belongs to Desulfobacula toluolica Tol2 and includes:
- a CDS encoding AEC family transporter: MFIQTGITVFSAIFQLFLISFAAGILVRRNIVSKSQIQALSVVTVNIFLPCLIIAKTLIRFHPENFTNLWILPVSGILIVMIGLAFSGLAFQLKPEKKPLMILSSMQNAVYIVLPIGQILFADQFDLFALYCFLLVLGLTPVMWSIGKVMISGKKESRIHWKDFITPPFVAIFISVAAVFTHLSTFIPKSVIASIDLLGQATVPLAVFILGATIGSISFKDMPPLRDILIVTAVKFVLVPSTVFAILYYGKFYISMPLFCSLMMIQAAAPPATNLILIVKNYGGDTQSISSMMFIQYLICILMMPLWIAAWQYTVG
- a CDS encoding ArsR/SmtB family transcription factor, with amino-acid sequence MKTFIRVMKALSDPNRVKMMKMLQTRPLCVCEIKEALGIAQSTASKHLKILEDAELVRSFKDGLWVNYSLSDGSKSPYSASMIGNLKHWLDNESEIQKLNQILPGIDRHEIVGK
- a CDS encoding aminotransferase class IV, with protein sequence MKREAIHNFFVANQIIKSTADMAIFDKVPATAIYEVMQVRQGIPLFFEAHLERFVMSASLVGTRIPKKEAEILHNIADLVEKNKCDHGNVKLVSALMNEKEIFLAYFIPAEFLDSKARLEGVHTILFSGERICPNIKTIKGSFREQVKAVRESSNAYEALLVNESGHITEGSRSNVFFMGKDNKLYTSPAGSVLKGVTRTHVMQICSRLGLEVLEKTVHTRNLADIQGAFITGTTVDVTPVRSIGNTQLDSPNIPLIRKIVAEYEKKIAGYVSKRLKRARKVYVND
- a CDS encoding permease, producing MNLKVAKTPSAGKKENIMMGLNLMMGAAGVYLWWLIYKALPGLSKWLSYNLLNIEQGSHLGASVEFFLYDTPKVMMLLFLVVFGVGIIRSFFTPEKTRAFLSGKSEFAGNVFAALLGIITPFCSCSAVPLFIGFVTAGVPLGVTFSFLIAAPMVNEIALGLLYGLLGWKVAAIYMGTGLFIAIIAGWVIGRLKLEHHIEDWVTQANMADINIEDEKMTWNDRFVYGWDAVKEIIGRVWIYVIIGIGVGAGIHGFVPEGVMASIMGKSSWWSVPLSVLIGVPMYSNAAGVIPVVEALLGKGAALGSVLAFMMSVIALSLPEMVILRKVLKPKLIAVFISVVACGILFVGYLFNLIL